GCGGAATCGCATCAACTGGCCCCGGTGGGCTAGCGTGGTCGACCGTGCGTCTCGTAATTGCCCGCTGCTCAGTCGACTATGCCGGTCGGCTCTCCGCCCATCTGCCCTCCGCCACCAGGCTCATCCTGGTCAAGGCCGACGGCAGCGTCAGCATCCACGCCGACGACCGCGCCTACAAGCCGCTCAACTGGATGTCCCCGCCGTGCGCCCTGAAGGAGGCCGACGGGGTCTGGACGGTGGAGAACAAGGCCGGCGAGAAGCTCATCATCACGCTGGAGGAGGTGCTGCACGACTCCTCCCACGAACTCGGGGTGGACCCGGGCCTGATCAAGGACGGCGTCGAGGCGCACCTGCAGGAGCTGCTCGCGGACCGGATGGAGGTGCTCGGCGCCGGCTGGTCGCTCATCCGCCGCGAGTACCCGACCGCGATCGGCCCGGTCGACATCCTCTGCCGCGACTCCGACGGCGCCACGGTGGCCGTCGAGATCAAGCGCCGCGGTGAGATCGACGGCGTCGAGCAGCTCACCCGCTACCTCGAACTCCTCAACCGGGACCCGCTGTTGGCCCCGGTCAAGGGCGTCTTCGCCGCGCAGGAGATCAAGCCCCAGGCCCGCGTGCTGGCCACCGACCGGGGCATCGGCTGCGTGGTCCTGGACTACGACGAGCTGCGCGGCATCGACGACGACAAGCTCAAGCTGTTCTGACCGGTCAGGTCCCGGAGGTCGAGGTGGCCGTCCCGCTCGGGGTCGTCGGCGTCGCGGAGGGCGACGTCGTCGGGTTGCTCGGGGTCGGCACCGGACTCGTGGACTGGCTCGGCGCCGTCTTCGTCGGCTGCGGCCAGGTCGGCTGAGGCTGCCCCGGCTGCGGCGCCGGCGGCTGCGGCTGGCCCGGTGCGGGCGGCTGCGGCTGCTGCGGGGCCTGCGACTCGGTCGCCCCCGGCGAGGAGCTCGGCTTCTTCGACGCCGTGGCGCTCGGCGAACGCGACGCGCTGCCGCTCGCCGAGGGCTCCGCGCTGCCGCTCTGCGCCGCCGGGCTGCCCGGCACCGTGCCGGGCGCGGCCGGGCCGGTGCCGCTGCCGGAGGGCTGCGGGAACGGCGCGTCCTGGGCGCTGCCGTCGTCCAGCCGGCCACTGTGCGGGTCCTTGCCGGTACGGTCCTGCGGCCCGCTGAAGCTCATCGCCACCGCCGTCC
The genomic region above belongs to Streptomyces sp. 1331.2 and contains:
- the nucS gene encoding endonuclease NucS, coding for MRLVIARCSVDYAGRLSAHLPSATRLILVKADGSVSIHADDRAYKPLNWMSPPCALKEADGVWTVENKAGEKLIITLEEVLHDSSHELGVDPGLIKDGVEAHLQELLADRMEVLGAGWSLIRREYPTAIGPVDILCRDSDGATVAVEIKRRGEIDGVEQLTRYLELLNRDPLLAPVKGVFAAQEIKPQARVLATDRGIGCVVLDYDELRGIDDDKLKLF